The following coding sequences lie in one Sphingomonas sp. M1-B02 genomic window:
- a CDS encoding glycoside hydrolase family 2 protein: MRTILIATLLGSLPVTALAQTAPAQRDDKVYTGAISTQWGKAVTPENAWRSYPRPQLQREKWLNLNGLWDYAIAKAGTPRPQAMDGKILVPFAVESRLSGVARKVTPEDRIWYRREFAVPADWAGQNVKLNFGAVDYEAVVWVNGAVVGAHKGGSDAFGFDITAALKPGANEIVVQVADPTSAGSQPRGKQILEPDGIWYTASSGIWQTVWLEPVSALHIADVRATPDIDTGRIEVDVALSAWANDTDAVRLTVRSAGQPIATTILRANRHASIAIPDAHLWSPEDPFLYDLVAELVTVKDPYAGRPERNRVAYDARFTSAEIDTYAAAEIVGAARDRANAYFAMRKISVGPGTVHGQPMLLLNNKPYFQNGTLDQGWWPDGLLTPPSEEAMRYDLEFLKKAGFNMVRKHIKIEPARYYHDADRMGMLVWQDMPSGGGEDQFLAGTSQSQAVFSSDVMTDHQTELAQMIGDLRAFPSIVMWVVNNEGWGQYDSATLTRLVKGMDPSRLVNADSGWLDVASRDSDVLDIHTYEDVPKVPARQAERAIVIGEYGGVGRPIDNHLWRAGKRNWSYQVAKDADDYLARYRRKFEEIVRQAKVHGLSASVYTQTTDVEGEINGLLTYDRAVSKAPAEAFAAMARPLWEKDRAPAAAPVAR; this comes from the coding sequence ATGCGCACGATTCTTATCGCCACCCTGCTGGGGTCGCTGCCGGTCACAGCACTGGCGCAAACGGCACCCGCCCAGCGCGACGACAAGGTCTATACCGGCGCGATCAGTACGCAGTGGGGCAAGGCGGTCACGCCTGAAAATGCCTGGCGCAGCTATCCCCGGCCGCAGCTCCAGCGCGAAAAGTGGCTGAACCTCAACGGGCTGTGGGACTATGCGATCGCCAAGGCGGGGACGCCGCGGCCGCAGGCGATGGACGGCAAGATATTGGTGCCGTTCGCAGTCGAATCGCGCCTCTCCGGCGTCGCACGCAAGGTCACACCCGAAGACCGCATCTGGTATCGCCGCGAGTTCGCCGTGCCCGCCGATTGGGCGGGGCAGAATGTGAAGCTCAATTTCGGCGCGGTCGATTATGAAGCGGTGGTCTGGGTCAACGGTGCCGTGGTCGGCGCGCACAAGGGCGGGTCCGACGCCTTCGGTTTCGATATCACGGCGGCACTGAAACCCGGGGCCAATGAGATCGTCGTCCAGGTCGCCGATCCGACCAGTGCCGGCAGCCAGCCGCGCGGCAAGCAGATCCTCGAGCCCGACGGCATCTGGTACACGGCGTCGAGCGGCATCTGGCAGACGGTGTGGCTCGAGCCGGTGTCCGCGCTCCATATCGCCGACGTTCGCGCGACGCCCGACATCGACACCGGCCGGATCGAAGTCGATGTCGCGCTGAGCGCATGGGCCAACGACACCGATGCCGTCCGGCTGACGGTGCGCTCCGCGGGCCAGCCGATCGCCACGACGATCCTGCGCGCCAATCGCCATGCGAGCATCGCGATCCCCGATGCGCATCTCTGGTCGCCCGAGGACCCGTTCTTGTACGATCTCGTCGCCGAACTGGTGACGGTGAAGGATCCCTATGCCGGCAGGCCCGAGCGCAACCGGGTCGCTTATGATGCGCGCTTCACCAGTGCTGAGATCGATACCTATGCCGCGGCGGAAATCGTCGGCGCGGCGCGCGACCGGGCGAACGCTTATTTCGCGATGCGCAAAATCTCGGTGGGGCCGGGGACGGTGCATGGCCAGCCGATGCTGCTGCTCAACAACAAGCCCTATTTCCAGAACGGCACGCTCGATCAGGGCTGGTGGCCCGACGGGCTGCTGACGCCGCCGTCGGAAGAGGCGATGCGCTATGATCTGGAGTTCCTGAAGAAAGCCGGATTCAACATGGTCCGCAAGCACATCAAGATCGAGCCGGCGCGCTATTATCACGATGCCGATCGGATGGGGATGCTGGTGTGGCAGGACATGCCCTCGGGCGGCGGCGAGGACCAGTTCCTGGCGGGCACCAGCCAGAGCCAGGCCGTGTTCTCATCGGACGTGATGACCGATCACCAGACCGAGCTGGCGCAGATGATCGGCGATCTGCGCGCCTTCCCCTCGATCGTGATGTGGGTGGTGAACAATGAGGGCTGGGGGCAATATGACTCCGCCACGCTGACTCGGCTGGTGAAAGGGATGGACCCGAGCCGGCTGGTCAATGCCGACAGCGGCTGGCTCGACGTCGCGTCGCGCGATTCGGACGTGCTCGATATCCACACCTATGAAGACGTGCCCAAGGTGCCGGCGCGGCAGGCCGAGCGCGCGATCGTGATCGGCGAATATGGTGGGGTGGGGCGGCCGATCGACAATCATCTCTGGCGCGCGGGCAAGCGCAACTGGAGCTATCAGGTTGCCAAGGACGCCGACGATTATCTCGCGCGCTATCGCCGCAAGTTCGAGGAGATCGTGCGTCAGGCGAAGGTGCATGGCCTGAGCGCGTCGGTCTATACGCAGACGACCGATGTCGAAGGCGAGATCAACGGGCTGCTCACCTATGACCGCGCAGTTTCCAAGGCGCCGGCCGAGGCATTTGCCGCGATGGCCAGGCCGCTCTGGGAGAAAGATCGCGCGCCGGCTGCCGCGCCGGTGGCGCGCTAG